The Lichenihabitans psoromatis genome contains a region encoding:
- a CDS encoding PRC-barrel domain-containing protein — translation MLIAISALKGYAVEVSDEGAIGTIHDVLFDDRTWIMRWLVVDVSSWLTGRKVLVHPSAIRTSDYVNEVLRLGLTKAQVEASPPSALDEPVSVRMESGLYEYYGPDPMWGPSSFGAGALGGPLAVSGYFGGGTPGDVLDEEPLQDGGDPHLRSFAEVTGYHIHATDGMIGHAENFLIDDGTWDVRYIIVDTKNWWPGAHVLISPYAVKAVSWKRRGIMLDVDLATVKSSPHWDPIAMIDQVYEKELHNYYGWRGYGF, via the coding sequence ATGCTTATCGCGATTTCAGCGCTCAAAGGTTATGCCGTCGAGGTTAGTGACGAAGGCGCGATCGGGACAATCCACGACGTCTTGTTCGACGACCGGACTTGGATCATGAGATGGCTCGTGGTCGACGTTAGTTCCTGGCTGACCGGCCGCAAGGTGCTGGTCCATCCATCAGCCATTCGGACGTCGGACTATGTTAACGAGGTGCTGCGCCTCGGCTTGACGAAAGCCCAGGTCGAAGCGAGCCCGCCGTCCGCGCTGGACGAACCTGTTTCGGTCCGAATGGAATCCGGCCTCTATGAATACTACGGGCCGGACCCGATGTGGGGACCTAGTTCCTTCGGGGCGGGCGCGCTCGGCGGTCCCTTGGCGGTTTCCGGCTATTTTGGCGGCGGCACGCCAGGAGATGTGCTCGACGAGGAGCCGCTCCAGGATGGCGGCGACCCGCATCTCCGCAGTTTTGCGGAAGTCACTGGTTATCACATTCATGCCACCGACGGGATGATCGGCCACGCCGAAAACTTCCTAATCGACGATGGCACCTGGGATGTCCGCTACATTATCGTGGATACTAAAAATTGGTGGCCCGGCGCTCACGTCCTGATATCTCCCTATGCGGTCAAAGCCGTGAGTTGGAAACGCCGCGGGATCATGCTCGACGTCGATCTTGCGACCGTCAAGTCCAGCCCGCACTGGGATCCGATCGCCATGATCGATCAGGTCTATGAAAAGGAACTGCACAACTATTACGGCTGGCGGGGCTACGGTTTCTGA
- a CDS encoding zinc-dependent alcohol dehydrogenase family protein has product MHAMILKTLRQPLQWCELADRVPGPGQVRVKVAACGVCRTDLHVVDGELADPKVPIIPGHEIVGRIDAVGPGVMHLRVGERVGVPWLGHTCGTCPYCVRHEENLCDDPLFTGFTRDGGFSTAVVADARFAFPLGEKGEDTALAPLLCAGLIGWRSLSIAGRGKKVGLYGFGAAAHIIAQVMRYQGRSTFAFTKPGDVAMQAFARDLGAVWSGGSNEMPPEPLDAAIIFATVGDLIPLALKAVRKGGRVVCAGIHMSDVPSFPYRLLWEERQLFSVANLTRRDGLDFLGLAPSMGIDVKTTLYPLQQANQALADLRAGRFKGAAVLVP; this is encoded by the coding sequence ATGCATGCGATGATACTGAAGACGTTGCGGCAGCCGCTTCAATGGTGCGAGTTGGCGGATCGTGTGCCTGGGCCGGGCCAGGTCCGTGTCAAAGTCGCAGCCTGCGGCGTTTGCCGCACGGACCTTCACGTCGTCGATGGCGAACTGGCGGACCCAAAGGTGCCGATCATCCCTGGCCATGAGATCGTCGGCCGCATTGATGCCGTCGGGCCGGGCGTGATGCATCTGCGGGTGGGCGAGCGCGTCGGCGTGCCTTGGCTCGGCCATACCTGCGGCACCTGTCCGTATTGCGTCCGCCATGAGGAGAACCTTTGCGACGATCCGCTATTCACCGGCTTTACGCGCGACGGCGGCTTTAGCACGGCTGTGGTCGCCGATGCGCGCTTCGCGTTTCCGCTTGGCGAGAAGGGCGAGGACACCGCTCTCGCCCCACTGCTCTGCGCCGGACTCATTGGATGGCGCTCGCTATCGATCGCCGGCAGGGGCAAAAAAGTCGGGCTCTACGGATTTGGCGCAGCGGCCCACATCATCGCGCAAGTCATGCGTTACCAGGGTCGCTCGACCTTTGCCTTCACCAAGCCTGGCGATGTCGCGATGCAGGCCTTCGCGCGCGACCTCGGGGCCGTCTGGTCCGGCGGATCCAACGAGATGCCGCCCGAGCCGCTCGACGCCGCCATCATCTTCGCGACGGTCGGCGACTTGATCCCGCTAGCGCTAAAGGCCGTTCGAAAAGGTGGCCGCGTCGTTTGCGCCGGCATCCATATGAGCGACGTGCCGAGTTTTCCCTATCGGCTCCTGTGGGAGGAACGGCAGCTCTTCTCCGTCGCCAACCTGACCCGGCGGGACGGGCTTGACTTCTTGGGCTTGGCGCCGAGCATGGGGATCGACGTGAAAACGACGCTTTATCCGCTCCAGCAAGCCAACCAGGCGCTTGCGGATCTTCGTGCGGGGCGTTTCAAAGGCGCTGCCGTTTTGGTCCCCTGA
- a CDS encoding NAD-dependent succinate-semialdehyde dehydrogenase, with amino-acid sequence MNYQSVNPYNGERLRTFPELTDIQLEARLAAADRCFQTWRGIPFAKRAAILGRAAAIMRSRVDEFARPVTLEMGKLIAEARGEVMLSADIIDYYAKNAERFLAPEILHPETGEAEVENTPLGVLLGVEPWNFPYYQLARFAAPNLMAGNVVMVKHSETVPQCALAFEDLFAEAGAPAGAYTNLFITHDQVSRAIDDPRIKGVALTGSVRAGKAVAARAGRNLKKSTMELGGSDAFIVLDDADIEKTVAWAVWGKMNNTGQCCVAAKRFIVVEAVADPFLRQFKAALSELMPGDPMMASTTLGPLSTEAALVTLLDQVDRAVASGASVVFGGKRLDRQGAFMQPTILAEIGRANPAFREEFFGPVALFFRVADEDAAVALANDSDFGLGGSVFTRDVERGKRVARRVDTGMMFVNHPTWTTPDLPFGGIKNSGYGRELSGMGIQEFVNKKLVRVASIDAAA; translated from the coding sequence ATGAACTACCAGAGCGTGAACCCGTATAATGGCGAACGCCTGCGGACGTTTCCCGAATTGACCGACATACAACTCGAGGCTCGCTTGGCAGCGGCGGACCGTTGCTTCCAAACTTGGCGCGGCATCCCCTTTGCCAAGAGAGCCGCCATCCTCGGTCGCGCCGCAGCGATCATGCGCTCGCGCGTCGATGAATTCGCCCGCCCGGTCACGCTCGAAATGGGCAAGCTGATCGCAGAGGCCAGGGGCGAGGTGATGCTCAGTGCGGACATCATCGACTACTACGCCAAGAACGCGGAACGCTTCCTCGCGCCGGAAATCTTGCATCCGGAAACGGGCGAGGCCGAGGTCGAGAACACGCCGCTCGGAGTCCTGCTCGGCGTCGAACCATGGAATTTCCCTTATTATCAGCTTGCGCGGTTCGCCGCGCCGAACCTGATGGCCGGGAACGTCGTGATGGTGAAGCATTCGGAGACTGTTCCGCAATGCGCGCTGGCGTTCGAAGACCTGTTTGCGGAGGCGGGTGCGCCCGCTGGGGCTTATACCAACCTCTTCATCACGCACGATCAAGTCAGTCGCGCGATCGACGACCCGCGCATCAAGGGCGTTGCCCTAACCGGAAGCGTCAGGGCCGGCAAGGCCGTCGCGGCACGGGCCGGCCGGAATCTCAAAAAGTCGACCATGGAGCTCGGCGGCAGCGACGCTTTCATCGTCCTCGACGACGCTGACATCGAGAAGACTGTCGCGTGGGCGGTCTGGGGCAAGATGAACAACACGGGCCAATGCTGCGTGGCCGCGAAGCGCTTCATTGTGGTCGAGGCGGTCGCCGACCCCTTCCTGCGGCAATTCAAAGCCGCGCTGTCGGAGTTAATGCCCGGTGATCCGATGATGGCGTCGACGACGCTTGGGCCGCTGTCGACGGAGGCGGCTCTGGTGACCTTGCTCGACCAAGTCGATCGTGCTGTCGCTTCGGGAGCCAGCGTAGTGTTTGGCGGCAAGCGGCTTGATCGTCAGGGCGCCTTCATGCAGCCTACGATCTTGGCCGAGATAGGCCGCGCTAATCCGGCTTTCCGCGAGGAGTTCTTTGGGCCAGTCGCGCTATTCTTTCGTGTCGCGGACGAGGATGCGGCCGTCGCGCTCGCCAACGATTCCGATTTCGGCCTGGGCGGGTCGGTCTTCACCCGCGATGTCGAACGCGGCAAGCGGGTAGCCCGCCGTGTCGACACGGGCATGATGTTTGTCAACCACCCAACCTGGACGACCCCTGACCTGCCGTTCGGTGGCATCAAGAATTCCGGTTACGGTCGCGAGTTGTCGGGTATGGGCATCCAAGAATTCGTGAACAAGAAGCTGGTTCGCGTCGCCTCGATCGACGCAGCCGCCTGA